In the genome of Cupriavidus malaysiensis, one region contains:
- a CDS encoding NAD(P)-dependent oxidoreductase: protein MSRPTILITAADLAPQALALLAGYEIVYAGKTPTEDDIVALCGRHDPVAIIVRYSKVGAAAMDAAPSLRVISKHGSGTDTIDKAAARARGIEVVAAVGANAAAVAEQALALLLACAKSVPQLDARMHAGHWDKATHKSVELGGRTIGLVGLGAIGRRFAGMAAALGMRVIGFDPFAGELPDFVQRVDLDTLWREADAISLHCPLTEDNRGLLNAATLARCKPGVIVVNTARGGLIDEAALLAAVQDGQVRAAGLDSFAVEPMVAGHPFQRQPGFILSPHIGGVTSDAYVNMGLGAARNALAVLEAAGTVAA from the coding sequence GTGAGCCGCCCGACCATTCTCATCACCGCCGCCGACCTGGCACCCCAGGCCCTGGCGCTGCTGGCCGGCTACGAGATCGTCTACGCCGGCAAGACGCCGACGGAGGACGATATCGTCGCCCTGTGCGGCCGCCACGACCCGGTCGCCATCATCGTGCGCTACAGCAAGGTCGGCGCCGCCGCCATGGATGCCGCGCCTTCGCTGCGGGTCATCTCCAAGCACGGCAGCGGCACCGACACCATCGACAAGGCCGCCGCCAGGGCGCGCGGCATCGAGGTGGTGGCCGCGGTGGGCGCCAACGCCGCCGCGGTGGCCGAGCAGGCCCTGGCGCTGCTGCTGGCCTGCGCCAAGTCGGTGCCGCAGCTCGATGCGCGCATGCACGCGGGCCACTGGGACAAGGCCACGCACAAGAGCGTGGAGCTGGGCGGGCGCACCATCGGCCTGGTCGGCCTGGGGGCGATCGGCCGGCGCTTCGCCGGCATGGCCGCGGCGCTGGGCATGCGCGTGATCGGCTTCGATCCCTTCGCCGGCGAGCTGCCGGACTTCGTGCAGCGCGTCGACCTCGACACGCTCTGGCGCGAAGCGGACGCGATCTCGCTGCACTGCCCCCTGACCGAGGACAACCGCGGCCTGCTCAACGCGGCCACGCTGGCCCGCTGCAAGCCCGGCGTGATCGTGGTCAATACCGCACGCGGCGGGCTGATCGACGAGGCGGCGCTGCTGGCCGCCGTGCAGGACGGGCAGGTGCGCGCCGCGGGACTCGACAGCTTCGCGGTGGAGCCGATGGTGGCCGGCCATCCCTTCCAGCGCCAGCCCGGCTTCATCCTGAGTCCGCATATCGGCGGCGTGACCAGCGATGCCTATGTGAACATGGGCCTCGGCGCCGCGCGCAATGCGCTGGCCGTGCTCGAGGCGGCCGGCACGGTGGCGGCCTGA
- a CDS encoding amidohydrolase family protein — protein sequence MDHASPLAPVPFSAGHAAPRTALPAGACDCHVHVYDGRFAAAPGARLLPPDASADDYRRLQRRLGTQRAVLVTPSTYGSDNRCMLAGLAALGTDRARGVAVIDGTESDGELEALHARGVRGVRLNLSLGVVGSAEQVEPLAQRIAPLGWHLQLLMAPDLLAALAPVLRRLPVALVFDHCGRIAPAQAGQHPAHALLLALLQAGRAWIKLSGGYLVSARHSVEDPALDALAAGYLRAAPERVVWGSDWPHATASAGLQPMPDDARQLDRLADWTAAAGGAATLRRVLSDNPAALYGFPPAPPRGALVPGRPGTAATSPQQHGISHGTSTE from the coding sequence ATGGATCACGCCAGCCCGCTCGCGCCCGTGCCGTTCTCGGCAGGGCATGCCGCCCCCCGCACCGCGCTGCCCGCCGGCGCCTGCGATTGCCATGTGCATGTCTACGACGGACGCTTCGCCGCCGCGCCGGGCGCCAGACTGCTGCCGCCCGACGCCTCGGCCGACGACTATCGCCGGCTCCAGCGCCGGCTGGGCACGCAGCGCGCGGTGCTGGTGACGCCGTCCACCTACGGCAGCGACAACCGCTGCATGCTCGCCGGCCTGGCGGCCCTGGGCACGGACCGCGCACGCGGCGTCGCCGTGATCGACGGCACGGAAAGCGACGGCGAACTGGAGGCCCTGCACGCGCGGGGCGTGCGCGGCGTACGGCTCAATCTCTCGCTGGGCGTGGTCGGGTCGGCCGAACAGGTCGAGCCGCTGGCGCAGCGTATCGCGCCGCTGGGCTGGCACCTGCAGCTGCTGATGGCGCCGGACCTGCTGGCCGCGCTCGCCCCGGTGCTGCGGCGCCTGCCGGTCGCGCTGGTGTTCGACCATTGCGGCCGCATCGCCCCCGCGCAGGCCGGACAGCACCCCGCGCACGCCCTGCTGCTCGCCCTGCTGCAGGCGGGGCGCGCGTGGATCAAGCTCTCCGGCGGCTACCTCGTGAGTGCGCGCCACAGCGTCGAAGACCCCGCGCTCGATGCCCTGGCCGCCGGCTACCTGCGCGCCGCCCCGGAGCGCGTGGTGTGGGGCAGCGACTGGCCGCATGCCACCGCCAGCGCCGGCCTGCAGCCCATGCCCGACGATGCCCGCCAGCTCGACCGCCTGGCCGACTGGACGGCGGCGGCAGGCGGCGCGGCCACGCTGCGGCGCGTGCTGAGCGACAACCCGGCCGCGCTGTACGGCTTCCCTCCCGCCCCGCCCAGGGGGGCACTGGTGCCCGGCCGTCCCGGCACGGCTGCGACGTCACCGCAGCAGCACGGAATCAGCCACGGAACAAGCACGGAATAA
- a CDS encoding Bug family tripartite tricarboxylate transporter substrate binding protein — MPFHPSPLPAHGATRRRVLATLGAALAAGSGLARAAWPDGRAITWVVPYPPGGSTDVLGRNVAQRIGAALGSTVIVDNKPGATGTIGAAFVAKAAPDGHTLLGTSIGPQAIAPHLLGHLPYDPIAGFAPVITLGTIPHLLVVGASQPLRSVADLLAAARAQPGKLAFASGGNGTILQMQGELLQQQTGTRFVHVPYKGDTPALQDTLGGQVQFMFAPAAAALPHVQAGKLRALAVTSAQRLAALPDVPTMGEAGLHDFVVEQWQAVFAPAGTPAAVVQRLNQEIAQALRDPAIVALAGRLSVTLVGGTPQQLGALQKADSAKWAAVIAKGNIRID; from the coding sequence ATGCCCTTCCACCCTTCCCCGCTTCCCGCCCACGGCGCGACCCGCCGGCGCGTCCTGGCCACCCTCGGCGCGGCGCTGGCCGCCGGCTCCGGCCTGGCACGGGCCGCCTGGCCCGACGGCCGTGCCATCACCTGGGTGGTGCCCTATCCGCCCGGCGGCAGCACCGACGTGCTCGGCCGCAACGTGGCGCAGCGCATCGGCGCGGCGCTGGGCAGCACGGTGATCGTGGACAACAAACCCGGCGCCACCGGCACCATCGGCGCGGCCTTCGTGGCCAAGGCCGCACCCGACGGCCATACGCTGCTGGGCACTTCGATCGGCCCGCAGGCGATCGCGCCGCACCTGCTGGGCCACCTGCCCTACGACCCGATCGCCGGCTTCGCGCCGGTGATCACCCTCGGCACCATTCCGCACCTGCTGGTGGTCGGCGCGAGCCAGCCCTTGCGCAGCGTGGCCGACCTGCTGGCGGCCGCCCGGGCCCAGCCCGGCAAGCTCGCCTTCGCCTCGGGCGGCAACGGCACCATCCTGCAGATGCAGGGCGAACTGCTGCAGCAGCAGACCGGCACGCGCTTCGTCCACGTGCCCTACAAGGGCGACACGCCGGCGCTGCAGGACACGCTGGGCGGCCAGGTGCAGTTCATGTTCGCGCCCGCCGCCGCCGCCCTGCCGCACGTGCAGGCCGGCAAGCTGCGCGCCCTCGCCGTGACCTCCGCCCAGCGCCTCGCGGCCCTGCCGGACGTGCCCACCATGGGCGAAGCGGGCCTGCACGATTTCGTGGTCGAGCAATGGCAGGCGGTGTTCGCGCCGGCCGGCACGCCGGCCGCCGTGGTGCAGCGCCTGAACCAGGAGATCGCCCAGGCGCTGCGCGACCCGGCCATCGTCGCGCTGGCCGGCCGGCTCAGCGTGACCCTGGTCGGCGGCACCCCGCAACAGCTCGGCGCGCTGCAGAAGGCGGACTCCGCCAAATGGGCCGCGGTCATCGCCAAGGGGAATATCCGCATCGATTGA
- a CDS encoding SMP-30/gluconolactonase/LRE family protein translates to MFLLQAPQVREFECFTAMPESFRRRERSEWADANRGGAVADSFLEGPVFDDAGHLYVTDIPWGRVFRIDPQGCWTLVAEYDGEPNGMKFLDAGTLLITDYKNGLMRLDLASGRVAPWLERRNSERFKGVNDLVFDSAGNLYFTDQGQSGLHDPSGRLYRLRPDGRLDLLLANVPSPNGVALSPDERVLYLAVTRGNCVWRVPLLADGSVAKVGQFFTAYGPSGPDGLAVDAEGRLLVANPGLGYVWVLNGRAEPVEVLRGTPGSSTTNLAFGGEDRRTLYVTDSTHGRILRAGMPAAGLPLHRGAPAARGA, encoded by the coding sequence ATGTTTCTGCTGCAAGCCCCCCAGGTCCGTGAGTTCGAATGCTTCACGGCCATGCCCGAGTCCTTCCGCCGCCGCGAGCGCAGCGAGTGGGCCGACGCCAACCGCGGCGGCGCCGTCGCCGATTCCTTCCTCGAAGGCCCGGTGTTCGACGACGCGGGCCACCTCTACGTGACCGACATCCCCTGGGGCCGCGTCTTCCGCATCGACCCGCAGGGCTGCTGGACCCTGGTGGCCGAATACGACGGCGAGCCCAACGGCATGAAGTTCCTCGATGCCGGCACGCTGCTGATCACCGACTACAAGAACGGGCTGATGCGCCTCGACCTCGCCAGCGGGCGCGTCGCGCCCTGGCTGGAGCGGCGCAACAGCGAGCGCTTCAAGGGCGTCAACGACCTCGTCTTCGACAGCGCCGGCAACCTCTATTTCACCGACCAGGGCCAGAGCGGCCTGCACGACCCGTCGGGCCGCCTCTACCGCCTGCGGCCGGACGGACGGCTCGACCTGCTGCTGGCCAACGTGCCGAGCCCGAACGGCGTGGCACTGTCGCCCGACGAGCGCGTGCTCTACCTTGCCGTCACGCGCGGCAACTGCGTGTGGCGCGTGCCGCTGCTGGCGGACGGCAGCGTCGCCAAGGTGGGGCAGTTCTTCACCGCCTACGGCCCCAGCGGTCCGGACGGCCTCGCCGTGGACGCCGAGGGCCGCCTGCTGGTGGCCAACCCGGGGCTGGGCTACGTCTGGGTGCTCAACGGGCGCGCCGAGCCGGTCGAGGTCCTGCGCGGCACGCCGGGCAGCTCCACCACCAACCTGGCCTTCGGCGGCGAGGACAGGCGCACGCTCTACGTCACCGACTCGACGCACGGCCGCATCCTGCGCGCCGGGATGCCGGCGGCGGGGCTGCCGCTGCACCGTGGCGCGCCGGCCGCGCGGGGGGCCTGA
- a CDS encoding tripartite tricarboxylate transporter substrate binding protein, which translates to MLALGAAPAQAQSWPERPIRLVVPYPAGGNADNTARLLATQLAGRLGQPVVVDNRPGGSGTIGETAVAKARPDGYTLLLDATAFTVNPSLFPSLQFDAAKDFTPISLVNQAPLLLVVPAASPFKTLADVIAAAKARPGKLTFASAGNGGAQHLAGELFQQAARISLTHVPYRGGAPALTDLIGGQVDLMFSATTASGPLVKSGKLRALAITSAERGQGWAQVPTMAEAGLPRFQAHEWNGLFAPAGTPGAIIARLEAETRASVASPGMRQRFAELGVQGVGSSAREFDAFVKAETGKWAGVIRTSGIHLE; encoded by the coding sequence ATGCTGGCGCTGGGCGCCGCGCCGGCGCAGGCACAGTCCTGGCCCGAGCGGCCGATCCGCCTGGTCGTCCCCTATCCGGCCGGCGGCAACGCCGACAACACGGCCCGTCTGCTGGCCACCCAGCTGGCCGGCCGCCTGGGCCAGCCGGTGGTCGTGGACAACCGGCCGGGCGGCAGCGGCACCATCGGCGAAACGGCGGTCGCCAAGGCCCGGCCGGACGGCTACACGCTGCTGCTCGATGCCACCGCCTTCACGGTCAACCCGAGCCTGTTCCCCAGCCTGCAGTTCGACGCGGCCAAGGATTTCACGCCGATCTCGCTGGTCAACCAGGCCCCCCTGCTGCTGGTGGTGCCCGCCGCCTCGCCGTTCAAGACCCTGGCCGACGTGATCGCGGCGGCCAAGGCCCGTCCCGGCAAGCTCACCTTCGCCTCGGCCGGCAACGGCGGCGCGCAGCACCTGGCGGGCGAACTGTTTCAGCAGGCCGCGCGGATCTCGCTCACCCATGTCCCGTACCGCGGTGGAGCGCCGGCCCTGACCGACCTCATCGGCGGCCAGGTCGACCTGATGTTCAGCGCGACCACCGCCAGCGGCCCCCTCGTCAAGAGCGGCAAGCTGCGCGCCCTGGCCATCACCTCGGCCGAGCGCGGCCAGGGCTGGGCACAGGTGCCGACGATGGCCGAAGCCGGCCTGCCGCGCTTCCAGGCGCACGAATGGAACGGCCTGTTCGCGCCGGCCGGCACGCCTGGCGCGATCATCGCGCGCCTGGAGGCCGAGACGCGCGCCAGCGTCGCCAGCCCGGGCATGCGGCAGCGCTTCGCGGAACTGGGCGTGCAGGGCGTGGGCTCGAGCGCGCGCGAATTCGACGCGTTCGTCAAGGCGGAGACCGGCAAGTGGGCCGGCGTGATCCGCACCAGCGGCATCCACCTGGAATGA
- a CDS encoding enterochelin esterase domain-containing protein: MRRLSRLRAHAAHAAHAVSAAMLLAAGLPPATASTAATAATADTPDAAPAQASAATPRALPGQPLRLATAQQAPATATLALQAGDFVEGTLDGPAATLDLLDAQGRHLRRLVAADGLSRGFLFVAPNDADYLLRVQPADRSAAAAPHVLTIAPPVPRARQRAPGTPLESPRLRRLARDLAEGGGSEAFWHEMAARGTPLVEALADTASPAQTSTGGPAEVLVTFLWRGAAHGVRLLGSPAGDHDPLARLGDSDVWYRSYRVPAGTRLSYQLAPDVPELDAPAAQRRRAILATARRDPLNPQAFPALPPDAPDAYAQKSVLELPGAPPQPWLARRPGVPAGTVQRHRLASRLLGDTREVYVYRPAPGAAAGQRQAPRGARAAALLVLFDAHAYLSTVPTPVILDNLVHDGLLPPMPALILANPSAQARATDLPPRPAFADFLAEELLPWAAAQGVAAPAARTIVAGSSYGGLAAAYAALRHPQRFGLVLSQSGSFWWAPGAAPGTGPAAGDAAPEWLTRRYAASPRLPLRFYLEAGRFEDGRGPTGILTTTRHLRDVLRARGYPVRHAEFASGHDYLQWRGTLACGLMALAGTAKAQRELAGDGEVARACPMS; the protein is encoded by the coding sequence ATGCGGCGGCTCTCCCGTCTGCGCGCCCATGCCGCCCATGCCGCCCATGCCGTCAGCGCCGCCATGCTGCTGGCTGCGGGCCTGCCGCCCGCCACCGCATCCACCGCCGCGACTGCTGCGACTGCCGACACCCCGGACGCCGCGCCCGCCCAGGCGAGTGCCGCCACGCCGCGCGCGCTGCCCGGCCAGCCGCTGCGCCTCGCCACCGCTCAGCAGGCACCGGCCACCGCCACGCTCGCCCTGCAGGCCGGCGACTTCGTCGAGGGCACGCTGGACGGCCCCGCCGCCACGCTCGACCTGCTGGACGCGCAGGGCCGCCACCTGCGCCGCCTGGTCGCCGCGGATGGCCTCTCGCGCGGCTTCCTGTTCGTGGCGCCGAACGATGCCGACTACCTGCTGCGCGTGCAGCCCGCCGATCGCTCAGCCGCCGCCGCGCCCCATGTGCTGACCATCGCGCCGCCGGTGCCGCGCGCCCGGCAACGCGCGCCCGGCACGCCATTGGAGAGCCCGCGCCTGCGCCGGCTGGCCCGGGATCTCGCCGAGGGCGGCGGCAGCGAAGCGTTCTGGCACGAAATGGCGGCACGCGGCACGCCGCTGGTCGAGGCCCTGGCAGATACCGCAAGCCCCGCGCAGACGTCCACCGGCGGCCCCGCCGAGGTCCTGGTGACCTTCCTGTGGCGCGGCGCCGCCCACGGCGTGCGGCTGCTGGGCAGCCCGGCCGGCGACCACGACCCGCTGGCCCGCCTGGGCGACAGCGATGTCTGGTACCGCAGCTACCGCGTCCCCGCCGGCACGCGCCTGAGCTACCAGCTCGCGCCGGACGTGCCGGAGCTGGACGCCCCCGCCGCGCAGCGCCGCCGCGCCATCCTCGCCACGGCCCGGCGCGACCCGCTCAATCCGCAAGCGTTTCCCGCGTTGCCCCCCGATGCCCCAGATGCCTATGCGCAGAAGTCGGTGCTGGAACTCCCGGGTGCCCCGCCCCAGCCGTGGCTCGCGCGGCGGCCGGGCGTGCCGGCCGGCACCGTGCAGCGCCACCGCCTGGCGAGCCGCCTGCTCGGCGACACGCGCGAGGTCTACGTCTACCGGCCCGCCCCGGGCGCGGCGGCCGGCCAGCGGCAGGCGCCGCGCGGAGCCCGGGCGGCAGCGCTGCTGGTGCTGTTCGACGCCCACGCCTACCTGTCCACGGTACCCACGCCAGTCATCCTCGACAACCTGGTCCACGACGGACTGCTGCCGCCCATGCCAGCGCTGATCCTGGCCAACCCGAGCGCGCAGGCTCGCGCCACCGACCTGCCGCCCAGGCCCGCCTTCGCGGATTTCCTCGCCGAGGAACTGCTGCCCTGGGCCGCCGCGCAAGGCGTGGCGGCGCCGGCCGCGCGCACCATCGTCGCCGGCTCCAGCTATGGCGGGCTGGCGGCAGCCTACGCGGCACTGCGCCACCCGCAGCGCTTCGGCCTGGTGCTGAGCCAGTCGGGCTCCTTCTGGTGGGCCCCGGGAGCGGCCCCCGGCACGGGCCCGGCGGCAGGCGACGCGGCCCCCGAATGGCTGACGCGCCGCTACGCCGCCAGCCCGCGCCTGCCGCTGCGCTTCTACCTGGAGGCGGGCCGCTTCGAGGACGGGCGCGGCCCGACCGGCATCCTCACCACCACGCGCCACCTGCGCGACGTGCTGCGCGCACGCGGCTACCCGGTGCGCCATGCCGAGTTCGCCAGCGGACACGACTACCTGCAGTGGCGCGGCACCCTGGCCTGCGGGCTGATGGCGCTGGCCGGCACCGCCAAGGCGCAGCGCGAACTGGCGGGCGACGGCGAGGTGGCGCGGGCCTGTCCGATGTCGTGA
- a CDS encoding amidohydrolase family protein gives MFATSPPLDPVPGDSAVPHSAGLNRPAQAVPALACDSHMHIFDPRFAPSPHWRRTPPHADVAAYRRLQARLGTARAVVVTPSTYGTDNACTLDALDQLGNCARGVAVVGHEVAEHELDRLHARGIRGLRVNFVTPQSWGETTAAMLTTLAGKAARLGWHIQVFVHPEQLVALEPVLAALPVPLVVDHLARIDPAEGTAGAAYAALRRLLERGSTWVKLSGAYMRSAVHGPSYADTLPLGRALVQAVPERLVWGSDWPHTTEAAGTVNDADLMDLLHAWAGSAAALERILVDNPARLYGFEPAA, from the coding sequence ATGTTCGCCACCAGCCCCCCTCTGGATCCCGTGCCGGGCGATTCCGCCGTGCCGCACTCCGCCGGCCTCAACCGGCCGGCGCAGGCCGTGCCCGCGCTGGCCTGCGACAGCCATATGCACATCTTCGACCCGCGCTTCGCGCCGTCGCCGCACTGGCGGCGCACGCCGCCGCATGCCGACGTGGCCGCCTACCGGCGGTTGCAGGCGCGCCTCGGCACCGCGCGCGCGGTAGTGGTCACGCCGTCCACCTACGGCACCGACAATGCCTGCACGCTCGACGCGCTGGACCAGCTCGGCAACTGCGCGCGCGGCGTGGCGGTGGTCGGCCACGAGGTGGCCGAGCACGAACTGGACCGCCTGCACGCGCGCGGCATCCGCGGCCTGCGGGTGAACTTCGTCACGCCGCAGTCGTGGGGCGAGACCACGGCCGCCATGCTCACCACGCTGGCCGGCAAGGCCGCGCGGCTGGGCTGGCATATCCAGGTCTTCGTCCATCCCGAGCAGCTGGTGGCGCTCGAACCCGTGCTGGCGGCGCTGCCGGTGCCGCTGGTGGTCGACCACCTGGCCCGCATCGACCCGGCCGAGGGCACCGCGGGCGCGGCCTACGCGGCGCTGCGCCGCCTGCTCGAGCGCGGCAGCACGTGGGTCAAGCTGTCGGGCGCCTACATGCGTTCGGCCGTGCACGGGCCGAGCTACGCCGACACGCTGCCGCTGGGACGGGCCCTGGTACAGGCCGTGCCGGAACGGCTGGTATGGGGCAGCGACTGGCCCCACACCACCGAGGCCGCGGGCACGGTCAACGATGCCGACCTGATGGACCTGCTGCATGCGTGGGCCGGCTCGGCCGCCGCGCTGGAACGCATCCTGGTGGACAATCCGGCGCGCCTGTACGGATTCGAGCCCGCCGCGTGA
- a CDS encoding methyltransferase → MNQLPEVIRNIERVSAEVVQQAATFQAAILADVAGRRGTMHARVAPVHARMKLAGPAFTVEVRPGDNLMIHAAIALAQPGDILVIDGKGDQTAALMGTLMLSACKQRKLGGVVVDGAIRDKLELLELDFPVFSAGFNPAGPTKFVPGRLNHPITAGGATVNPGDLVVGDADGVVVIERAKAPAMMALATKKVADEAARLDAIGRGDTAAKWLPAALRAAGVLAEGEAL, encoded by the coding sequence ATGAACCAGCTTCCCGAAGTCATCCGCAACATCGAGCGCGTCAGCGCCGAGGTCGTCCAGCAAGCCGCCACCTTCCAGGCCGCCATCCTGGCCGACGTGGCCGGCCGCCGCGGCACCATGCATGCCCGCGTGGCCCCGGTGCATGCGCGCATGAAGCTCGCCGGCCCGGCCTTCACCGTCGAGGTGCGCCCCGGCGACAACCTGATGATCCATGCCGCCATCGCCCTCGCGCAGCCCGGCGACATCCTGGTGATCGACGGCAAGGGCGACCAGACCGCCGCCCTGATGGGCACGCTGATGCTCAGTGCCTGCAAGCAGCGCAAGCTCGGCGGCGTGGTGGTCGACGGCGCCATCCGCGACAAGCTGGAACTGCTGGAACTGGACTTCCCGGTGTTCAGCGCCGGCTTCAACCCGGCCGGCCCCACCAAGTTCGTGCCGGGCCGCCTCAACCATCCGATCACCGCCGGCGGCGCCACCGTGAACCCGGGCGACCTGGTGGTCGGCGACGCCGATGGCGTGGTGGTGATCGAACGCGCCAAGGCGCCCGCCATGATGGCCCTGGCCACCAAGAAGGTGGCCGACGAGGCGGCGCGCCTCGACGCCATCGGACGCGGCGACACCGCCGCCAAATGGCTGCCGGCCGCGCTGCGTGCCGCCGGCGTGCTGGCCGAAGGAGAGGCGCTGTGA
- a CDS encoding FadR/GntR family transcriptional regulator codes for MSKTVPEPAPSGAERAPSVMFHPEAKHLPDEIARRLSQAIQAGEFAVGDRLPSERLLCEQFSVSRAVVREALSQLKSEGLVESKAGSGVFVIERSQRQAFRMQDVVIDEKHSLSMVMELLVTIEVAATRFAAMRRTPEDLKRIRRALVGMEYEIANDRLGDDEDFAFHQAIVDATHNPHFRALSEHLEHGARRLIRQARSNTKSRHADLVEAVQEEHKRIYDAIVAGDAERAAEAAESHLRNAAKRLNMYLKG; via the coding sequence GTGAGCAAGACCGTGCCAGAACCGGCACCGAGCGGCGCCGAGCGCGCGCCAAGCGTGATGTTCCATCCGGAGGCCAAGCACCTGCCGGACGAGATCGCGCGGCGGCTGAGCCAGGCCATCCAGGCGGGGGAGTTCGCCGTCGGCGACAGGCTGCCGAGCGAGCGCCTGCTGTGCGAGCAGTTCTCGGTGAGCCGCGCGGTGGTGCGCGAGGCCTTGTCGCAGCTGAAGTCCGAAGGCCTGGTGGAATCCAAGGCCGGCAGCGGCGTGTTCGTCATCGAGCGCAGCCAGCGCCAGGCCTTCCGCATGCAGGACGTGGTGATCGACGAGAAGCACTCGCTGTCGATGGTGATGGAGCTGCTGGTCACCATCGAGGTGGCCGCCACCCGCTTCGCGGCGATGCGCCGCACGCCGGAGGACCTCAAGCGCATCCGCCGCGCGCTGGTCGGCATGGAGTACGAGATCGCCAATGACCGGCTCGGCGACGACGAGGATTTCGCCTTCCACCAGGCCATCGTCGATGCCACCCACAATCCGCACTTCCGCGCCCTCAGCGAGCACCTCGAGCACGGTGCGCGCCGGCTGATCCGGCAGGCGCGCAGCAATACCAAGAGCCGCCACGCGGACCTGGTCGAGGCGGTGCAGGAAGAGCACAAGCGGATCTACGATGCCATCGTCGCGGGCGATGCCGAGCGCGCGGCGGAGGCGGCCGAATCCCACCTGCGCAACGCCGCCAAGCGCCTGAACATGTACCTGAAGGGATAG
- a CDS encoding tripartite tricarboxylate transporter substrate binding protein → MLAALACLALPAAHAAYPERPITIVVPYAPGGAADAVARLLANRMSARLGRSVIVDNRAGASGTIGEAFVAKAPADGYTLLYDATPYSINPHLFPRMPYASQALQPLSLVLLAPNILIVKADSPFKTVGDLVARAKAQPGQLNFASGGGGTVQRLAAELFRQRLHLEMVHVPYKSGGPAISDVMAGQVDFMFSTVAASYPLIAGGKLRALAVSAPVRSKRLPDVPTVAEAAIPGYEAYEWNGIFLPAGTPPAIAGTLHKAVVDALEDEDVKRRLADLGAQPVGSSPADFAAFLKKEDSKWATVVRQGNIHLD, encoded by the coding sequence ATGCTGGCCGCGCTGGCCTGCCTCGCCCTCCCCGCGGCGCACGCGGCCTATCCCGAACGCCCGATCACCATCGTCGTGCCCTACGCGCCCGGCGGCGCCGCCGATGCCGTGGCCCGCCTGCTGGCCAACCGCATGAGCGCCAGGCTGGGCCGCAGCGTGATCGTCGACAATCGCGCGGGCGCCAGCGGCACCATCGGCGAGGCCTTCGTGGCCAAGGCACCCGCCGACGGCTACACCCTGCTGTACGATGCCACGCCGTACTCCATCAATCCGCACCTGTTCCCGAGGATGCCCTATGCGAGCCAGGCGCTGCAGCCGCTGTCGCTGGTGCTGCTGGCGCCGAACATCCTGATCGTCAAGGCCGACTCGCCGTTCAAGACCGTCGGTGACCTGGTCGCCAGGGCGAAGGCGCAGCCGGGCCAGCTCAATTTCGCCTCGGGCGGCGGCGGCACGGTGCAGCGCCTGGCGGCCGAGCTGTTCCGCCAGCGGCTCCACCTGGAGATGGTGCATGTGCCGTACAAGAGTGGCGGGCCGGCGATTTCGGACGTGATGGCCGGGCAGGTGGACTTCATGTTCAGCACCGTGGCCGCCTCCTATCCCCTGATCGCGGGCGGCAAGCTGCGCGCGCTGGCGGTATCCGCGCCGGTCCGCTCCAAGCGCCTGCCCGACGTGCCCACGGTGGCCGAGGCGGCCATTCCCGGCTACGAAGCCTACGAGTGGAACGGCATCTTCCTGCCGGCGGGAACGCCCCCCGCCATCGCCGGTACCCTGCACAAGGCCGTGGTGGACGCGCTGGAGGACGAAGACGTCAAGCGCCGCCTGGCCGACCTGGGAGCGCAGCCGGTGGGCTCCTCGCCCGCCGACTTTGCCGCCTTCCTGAAGAAGGAAGACAGCAAGTGGGCGACGGTCGTGCGCCAGGGCAATATCCATCTGGACTGA